A genomic stretch from Ptychodera flava strain L36383 unplaced genomic scaffold, AS_Pfla_20210202 Scaffold_30__1_contigs__length_3116999_pilon, whole genome shotgun sequence includes:
- the LOC139127311 gene encoding FAST kinase domain-containing protein 1, mitochondrial-like, which yields MLSAAEMVTDTSGFDMVLSKDNQPLVCADYGSALNLTKGPKEGDTSHNIQWGVMQKQLPPGAQRVAIDYLGVKYFCSNMHHPMGYQQMKGRHLEIMG from the exons ATGCTCAGTGCggccgagatggtgaccgacacaagtg GTTTTGACATGGTATTGTCCAAAGACAACCAACCATTGGTCTGTGCTGACTATGGCAGTGCACTAAACCTGACCAAGGGTCCCAAAGAAGGAGATACATCCCATAATATTCAGTGGGGAGTCATGCAGAAGCAGTTGCCACCAGGAGCACAGAG AGTTGCCATTGACTATCTGGGTGTCAAGTATTTCTGCTCCAACATGCACCATCCAATGGGTTACCAACAAATGAAGGGACGTCATCTTGAAATTATGGGATAA